A single genomic interval of Brevibacillus brevis harbors:
- a CDS encoding XkdF-like putative serine protease domain-containing protein, translating into MSYALKDARITHISLVDKGANGKPFAIIKEEGKEPLQKDIRIAKADKAKQIVYGVVYEPDTEDAHENQMTEEEIEKAAHGFIGRQNTYNIDKQHDLDVNKGTWWNRTLACRYDSR; encoded by the coding sequence TTGTCATACGCATTGAAAGACGCAAGAATTACGCACATTTCCCTCGTGGATAAGGGCGCAAATGGTAAACCGTTTGCGATCATCAAGGAAGAGGGTAAAGAGCCATTACAGAAAGATATCCGCATAGCAAAGGCGGACAAGGCCAAGCAGATCGTTTACGGCGTCGTATATGAGCCTGATACCGAAGATGCACATGAAAATCAGATGACAGAAGAAGAAATCGAGAAGGCAGCTCATGGTTTCATAGGGCGTCAGAACACATACAACATCGATAAGCAACACGATTTAGACGTAAACAAAGGTACATGGTGGAATCGTACATTGGCCTGTAGATATGACTCTAGGTGA
- a CDS encoding XkdF-like putative serine protease domain-containing protein: MKVMDANTWEQIEKGEITGFSMWGVGKREKIEGASSDTDDETVEKGLLHSLAKQLKQKKRRR, from the coding sequence GTGAAGGTAATGGACGCTAACACATGGGAGCAAATTGAAAAGGGCGAGATTACAGGCTTCTCTATGTGGGGAGTAGGTAAACGTGAAAAAATTGAAGGAGCCTCTTCGGATACCGATGATGAAACGGTAGAGAAGGGGCTTTTGCATTCCCTTGCCAAGCAATTGAAGCAGAAGAAGAGGAGAAGGTAA
- a CDS encoding putative holin-like toxin — protein sequence MTVFEAISLMLTFGLLIVAVLSFHKKK from the coding sequence ATGACGGTGTTTGAGGCAATATCATTGATGCTCACTTTCGGGCTTCTGATCGTTGCCGTGCTTTCGTTCCACAAAAAGAAGTAG
- a CDS encoding HD domain-containing protein, which translates to MDLDKAILIAVNAHKGQTDKGGYTYILHPLRVMLSMDTESSRIVAVLHDVVEDTDVTLTDLRQQGFSEQIITAIDCLTRRSGESYMQFIERVKQNDLARAVKIADINDNKDLSRIPSPTKEDIERLKKYNEALNRLLSQ; encoded by the coding sequence ATGGATTTAGATAAAGCGATATTAATTGCCGTAAATGCTCATAAAGGACAAACCGATAAAGGAGGGTACACTTACATTTTACATCCATTAAGGGTCATGCTATCTATGGATACTGAGTCATCAAGAATTGTGGCAGTCCTTCATGATGTAGTTGAAGATACAGATGTAACACTAACTGATTTGCGACAGCAAGGTTTTTCCGAGCAAATCATAACTGCCATTGATTGTTTAACTAGGAGAAGTGGAGAGTCATATATGCAGTTCATTGAGCGGGTAAAACAAAACGACTTAGCAAGGGCGGTAAAGATAGCAGACATTAATGACAATAAAGATTTGTCTAGGATACCAAGTCCAACTAAAGAAGATATAGAACGACTCAAGAAGTACAACGAAGCATTAAACCGGCTGTTATCACAATAG